A DNA window from Pseudomonas sp. B21-056 contains the following coding sequences:
- the hutI gene encoding imidazolonepropionase, with amino-acid sequence MKTLWQNCHAATMAQGAYSIIEDAAIVTQGEHIHWIGPRAQLPAGDYPAVQDLNGAWVTPGLVDCHTHAVFGGNRSGEFEQRLQGVSYAEIAAAGGGIASTVRATRAASEDELFASAAKRLKSLMRDGVTTVEIKSGYGLDLANERKMLRVVRRLGAELPVSVRSTCLAAHALPPEYVGRADDYIEHICAEMLPALAAEGLVDAVDAFCEYLAFSPAQVERVFVTAQKLGLPVKLHAEQLSSLHGSSLAARYQALSADHLEFMTEEDARAMAESDTVAVLLPGAFYFLRETQLPPMDALRKHGVKIAVASDLNPGTSPALSLRLMLNMACTCFRMTPEEALAGATIHAAQALGMARTHGSLEAGKVADFVAWGIDRPADLSYWLGGELEKRVVRHGVEID; translated from the coding sequence ATGAAAACCCTCTGGCAAAACTGCCACGCCGCCACCATGGCCCAGGGCGCCTACTCGATCATCGAAGACGCCGCCATCGTCACCCAGGGCGAGCACATCCACTGGATCGGCCCGCGTGCTCAACTGCCGGCCGGTGACTACCCGGCGGTCCAGGATCTCAACGGCGCCTGGGTCACTCCGGGGCTGGTCGACTGCCACACCCACGCGGTGTTCGGCGGTAACCGCAGCGGTGAATTCGAACAGCGCCTGCAAGGCGTCAGCTACGCCGAAATCGCGGCTGCCGGCGGTGGTATCGCCAGCACCGTGCGTGCCACCCGGGCCGCCAGTGAAGACGAACTGTTCGCCAGTGCCGCCAAGCGCCTGAAAAGCCTGATGCGCGACGGCGTAACCACAGTGGAAATCAAGTCCGGCTATGGCCTGGACCTGGCCAACGAACGCAAGATGCTGCGGGTCGTCCGTCGCCTCGGCGCCGAACTGCCGGTCAGCGTGCGCAGCACCTGCCTGGCGGCCCACGCCTTGCCGCCGGAATACGTAGGCCGCGCCGACGACTACATCGAGCACATCTGCGCCGAAATGCTCCCGGCCCTGGCCGCCGAAGGGCTGGTGGATGCGGTGGATGCCTTCTGCGAATACCTGGCGTTTTCCCCGGCGCAGGTCGAGCGGGTGTTCGTCACCGCGCAGAAGTTGGGCCTGCCGGTGAAGCTGCACGCCGAGCAATTATCGTCGCTACACGGCTCGAGCCTGGCGGCCCGTTATCAGGCGCTGTCGGCCGATCACCTGGAGTTCATGACTGAGGAGGATGCCCGGGCCATGGCCGAATCCGACACGGTGGCGGTGCTGCTGCCGGGGGCGTTCTACTTCCTGCGGGAAACCCAGCTGCCGCCGATGGACGCCCTGCGCAAGCACGGCGTGAAGATCGCCGTCGCCAGCGACCTCAACCCCGGCACTTCACCGGCGTTGTCGCTGCGCCTGATGTTGAACATGGCTTGCACCTGCTTCCGGATGACCCCGGAAGAAGCCTTGGCCGGCGCAACGATCCATGCCGCCCAGGCCCTGGGCATGGCCCGGACCCACGGTTCGCTGGAGGCCGGCAAGGTGGCGGATTTTGTTGCCTGGGGCATCGACCGTCCGGCTGATCTTTCATACTGGCTGGGCGGCGAACTGGAAAAGCGCGTCGTGCGTCACGGCGTTGAAATCGATTGA
- the hutH gene encoding histidine ammonia-lyase produces the protein MTALNLIPGQLSLAQLRDIYQQPVTLSLDASASAQIEASVACVEQILAENRTAYGINTGFGLLASTRIASEDLENLQRSLVLSHAAGVGEPISDALVRLIMVLKVNSLSRGFSGIRRQVIDALIALVNAEVYPHIPLKGSVGASGDLAPLAHMSLVLLGEGKARYKGEWLPAVEALKVAGLAPLTLAAKEGLALLNGTQVSTAFALRGLFEGEDLFAGALALGGLTVEAVLGSRSPFDARIHAARGQKGQIDAAAAYRDLLGERSEVSASHQNCDKVQDPYSLRCQPQVMGACLTQFRQAAEVLVIEANAVSDNPLVFAAEGDVISGGNFHAEPVAMAADNMALAIAEIGSLSERRISLMMDKHMSQLPPFLVGNGGVNSGFMIAQVTAAALASENKALSHPHSVDSLPTSANQEDHVSMAPAAGKRLWEMAENTRGILAVEWLAACQGLDLRGGLKTSPKLEQARGLLRAEVPFYEKDRFFAPDINAASELLASRCLNGLVMANLLPSL, from the coding sequence ATGACCGCTTTGAACTTGATCCCCGGCCAACTGAGCCTGGCTCAATTGCGTGACATCTATCAGCAACCGGTGACGCTGAGCCTCGACGCCAGCGCTTCGGCGCAGATCGAAGCCAGCGTGGCCTGCGTGGAGCAGATCCTCGCCGAGAACCGCACGGCCTACGGCATCAACACCGGTTTCGGCCTGCTGGCCTCGACCCGCATCGCCAGCGAAGACCTGGAAAACCTGCAGCGCTCCCTGGTGCTGTCCCATGCCGCCGGCGTGGGTGAGCCGATCAGCGATGCGCTGGTCCGCCTGATCATGGTGCTCAAGGTCAACAGCCTGAGCCGGGGCTTCTCCGGTATCCGCCGGCAGGTGATCGATGCGCTGATTGCGCTGGTCAATGCCGAGGTCTATCCGCACATTCCACTCAAGGGTTCGGTCGGTGCTTCCGGCGACCTCGCGCCGTTGGCCCACATGTCCCTGGTGCTGCTGGGCGAAGGCAAGGCACGCTACAAAGGTGAATGGTTGCCGGCCGTCGAGGCGTTGAAAGTCGCTGGCCTCGCGCCACTGACCCTGGCGGCCAAAGAAGGCCTGGCGCTGCTCAACGGCACCCAGGTGTCTACCGCATTTGCCCTGCGCGGCCTGTTCGAAGGTGAAGACCTGTTTGCCGGTGCCCTGGCCCTGGGCGGTCTCACGGTGGAAGCGGTGCTCGGCTCCCGTTCGCCATTCGACGCACGTATCCACGCCGCCCGTGGCCAAAAAGGCCAGATCGACGCTGCCGCCGCGTACCGCGATCTGCTGGGCGAGCGCAGCGAAGTGTCCGCTTCGCACCAGAACTGCGACAAGGTCCAGGACCCGTATTCCCTGCGCTGCCAGCCACAAGTGATGGGCGCCTGCCTGACCCAGTTCCGCCAGGCGGCCGAGGTGCTGGTGATCGAGGCCAACGCCGTGTCGGATAACCCGTTGGTGTTCGCCGCCGAGGGCGACGTGATTTCCGGCGGTAACTTCCACGCCGAACCCGTGGCGATGGCCGCTGACAATATGGCCCTGGCGATTGCCGAAATCGGTTCGCTGAGCGAGCGTCGCATTTCGCTGATGATGGACAAGCACATGTCGCAATTGCCGCCGTTCCTGGTGGGCAATGGCGGGGTCAACTCCGGCTTCATGATCGCCCAGGTCACCGCCGCCGCTCTCGCCAGCGAAAACAAGGCATTGTCCCACCCTCACTCGGTGGACAGCCTGCCGACCTCCGCCAACCAGGAAGACCACGTGTCCATGGCCCCGGCTGCCGGCAAGCGCCTGTGGGAAATGGCCGAAAACACCCGTGGCATCCTCGCGGTGGAATGGCTGGCGGCCTGCCAGGGGCTGGACCTGCGCGGTGGCTTGAAGACTTCACCGAAGCTGGAGCAGGCTCGCGGCCTCCTACGCGCCGAAGTGCCGTTCTATGAGAAGGACCGGTTCTTTGCGCCGGACATCAATGCCGCCAGTGAGCTGTTGGCGAGCCGTTGCCTGAACGGGCTGGTCATGGCGAACCTGTTGCCGAGCCTGTAA
- the pip gene encoding prolyl aminopeptidase — protein MQTLYPQIKPHARHDLAVDDTHTLYVDESGSPEGLPVVFIHGGPGAGCDAQSRRYFDPNLYRIVTFDQRGCGRSTPHASLENNTTWDLVEDLERIRKHLGIEKWVLFGGSWGSTLALAYAQTHPERVHGLILRGIFLCRPQEIEWFYQAGASRLFPDYWQDYIAPIPLDERDDLLSAFHKRLTGNDQIAQMHAAKAWSIWEGRTATLRPNPLVVDRFSEPQRALSIARIECHYFTNNAFLEPNQLIRDMGKIAHLPGVIVHGRYDVICPLDNAWELHQNWPNSELQVIRDAGHAASEPGITDALVRAAGQMARRLLDLPPEEA, from the coding sequence ATGCAGACTTTGTACCCGCAGATCAAACCCCATGCCCGGCACGATCTGGCTGTCGATGACACCCACACGCTCTACGTCGATGAAAGCGGTTCCCCGGAAGGCCTCCCGGTGGTGTTCATCCATGGTGGCCCTGGGGCGGGTTGCGATGCGCAGAGCCGTCGCTACTTCGATCCGAACCTGTACCGCATTGTCACTTTCGATCAGCGCGGCTGTGGTCGCTCCACGCCCCATGCCAGCCTGGAAAACAACACCACCTGGGACCTGGTCGAAGACCTGGAGCGCATCCGCAAGCACCTGGGCATCGAGAAATGGGTACTGTTCGGCGGCTCCTGGGGCTCGACCCTGGCCCTGGCCTACGCCCAGACCCATCCGGAGCGGGTCCATGGCCTGATCCTGCGTGGGATCTTTCTCTGCCGCCCGCAGGAAATCGAGTGGTTCTATCAGGCCGGCGCCAGTCGCCTGTTTCCCGATTACTGGCAGGATTACATTGCACCCATTCCCCTGGACGAGCGTGACGACCTGCTCAGTGCCTTCCACAAGCGCCTGACCGGCAACGACCAGATCGCCCAGATGCACGCCGCCAAGGCCTGGTCCATCTGGGAAGGCCGCACGGCGACCTTGCGTCCGAACCCGCTGGTGGTCGACCGCTTCTCCGAGCCCCAGCGTGCGCTGTCGATTGCCCGGATCGAATGCCATTACTTCACCAACAATGCCTTCCTCGAGCCCAACCAGCTGATTCGCGACATGGGCAAGATCGCCCATTTGCCGGGTGTCATCGTGCATGGTCGCTATGACGTGATCTGCCCGCTGGACAACGCCTGGGAGCTGCACCAGAACTGGCCGAACAGTGAGCTGCAGGTGATCCGCGATGCCGGCCACGCCGCTTCTGAGCCGGGGATCACCGACGCATTGGTGCGCGCCGCCGGGCAAATGGCCCGACGCTTGCTTGACCTGCCGCCCGAAGAAGCATGA
- the dtd gene encoding D-aminoacyl-tRNA deacylase produces the protein MKGLLQRVRGARVEVAGDIVGAVGQGLLVLVAVEPEDTRACADKLLHKLLNYRVFSDADGKMNLSLADVGGGLLLVSQFTLAADTKSGLRPSFSTAAAPALGEELFTYLVSQAKEVHGTVASGRFGADMQVHLVNDGPVTFLLQV, from the coding sequence ATGAAGGGGCTGTTGCAACGGGTCCGCGGCGCCCGGGTCGAGGTCGCGGGCGACATCGTGGGGGCCGTGGGCCAGGGTTTGTTGGTCCTGGTGGCGGTCGAGCCCGAGGATACCCGGGCCTGCGCCGACAAACTCCTGCACAAGCTGCTTAACTACAGGGTGTTCAGTGATGCCGACGGCAAGATGAACCTGTCCCTGGCGGACGTCGGGGGCGGTTTGTTGCTGGTGTCACAGTTCACCCTGGCGGCGGACACCAAAAGCGGGTTGCGCCCGAGTTTTTCGACGGCCGCGGCTCCCGCGTTGGGAGAGGAACTGTTCACTTATCTGGTCAGCCAGGCGAAAGAGGTGCATGGCACTGTGGCATCAGGTAGATTCGGCGCCGACATGCAGGTACATCTGGTCAATGATGGCCCGGTAACCTTCCTGTTACAGGTCTGA
- a CDS encoding purine-cytosine permease family protein: MAVTSTRASSKPLIEKRSIDYIPEAERHGRLLSQFTLWMGANLQITAIVTGALAVVLGGDVFWSLIGLLIGQLLGGGVMALHAAQGPKLGLPQMISSRVQFGVYGAAIPIVLVCLMYLGFTATGTVLSGQALGQLFGVSDSVGILIFASVIVLVTVLGYRVIHFIGRVASVIGVIAFVYLFARLISQTDVGALLQIRHFSWSSFLLAVSLAASWQIAFGPYVADYSRYLPSKTSSLKTFLAAGAGSVIGAQVAMILGVFAAASANGQFAGHEVAYIVGLGGAGATAALLYFSIAFGKVTISTLNSYGSFMCIATIISGFRGHLNVTRLQRLVFVLVIVGAATLIALLGQHSFLGAFKSFILFLLAFFTPWSAINLVDYYCITRERYDVPALADPNGRYGRWNVLGISVYVLGVLVQLPFISTKFFTGPLVAAMGDVDISWIIGLVVPATLYYIAARKWHSAVPDQLILPVEQDAVDAQPSRAGRIQAV; this comes from the coding sequence ATGGCCGTCACCAGCACACGTGCAAGCAGCAAGCCGTTGATCGAGAAACGTTCGATCGACTACATCCCGGAGGCGGAGAGACACGGTCGTCTGTTGAGCCAGTTCACCCTGTGGATGGGGGCCAACCTGCAAATCACCGCCATTGTCACCGGCGCGTTGGCGGTGGTGTTGGGCGGGGATGTGTTCTGGTCGTTGATCGGTTTGCTGATCGGCCAGTTGCTCGGTGGTGGCGTCATGGCGTTGCATGCCGCCCAGGGACCCAAGCTTGGCTTGCCGCAGATGATCTCCAGTCGGGTGCAGTTTGGTGTTTATGGCGCGGCCATCCCGATCGTGCTGGTGTGCCTGATGTACCTGGGTTTCACCGCCACGGGAACCGTACTGTCCGGCCAGGCGCTGGGCCAGTTGTTTGGTGTCAGCGACAGTGTCGGCATCCTGATTTTCGCCAGTGTGATCGTGCTGGTCACGGTGCTCGGTTATCGGGTGATTCACTTCATTGGCCGTGTCGCCAGTGTTATTGGTGTGATTGCCTTTGTTTACCTGTTCGCTCGCCTGATCAGCCAGACGGACGTTGGCGCACTCCTGCAAATCCGCCATTTCAGCTGGAGCAGCTTCCTGCTTGCGGTGTCGCTCGCGGCATCCTGGCAGATCGCCTTCGGCCCTTACGTGGCTGACTATTCGCGTTACCTGCCGAGCAAGACTTCCTCGCTGAAAACCTTCTTGGCCGCAGGCGCCGGTTCGGTCATCGGCGCGCAGGTGGCGATGATCCTCGGCGTGTTTGCCGCCGCCTCGGCCAACGGGCAGTTCGCGGGTCACGAAGTGGCCTACATCGTTGGCCTGGGGGGTGCCGGCGCCACCGCTGCGTTGCTGTACTTCAGCATCGCATTCGGCAAGGTCACCATTTCCACGCTGAACTCCTACGGCAGCTTCATGTGCATTGCCACCATCATCAGCGGTTTCCGTGGACACCTGAACGTAACGCGTTTGCAGCGCCTGGTCTTCGTGCTGGTCATCGTCGGTGCCGCGACCCTGATCGCGCTGCTCGGCCAGCACTCGTTCCTCGGTGCGTTCAAGTCCTTCATCCTGTTCTTGCTGGCGTTCTTTACGCCCTGGAGCGCGATCAACCTGGTGGACTATTACTGCATCACCCGCGAGCGCTATGACGTGCCGGCACTGGCCGACCCGAACGGTCGCTACGGTCGCTGGAACGTTCTCGGTATCAGCGTTTATGTGTTGGGTGTACTGGTTCAGTTGCCGTTCATCTCCACCAAGTTCTTTACCGGTCCGCTGGTGGCAGCGATGGGGGACGTGGACATCTCGTGGATCATCGGCCTGGTGGTTCCGGCGACGCTGTATTACATCGCCGCCAGGAAGTGGCATAGCGCTGTACCCGATCAATTGATCCTGCCGGTCGAGCAGGACGCGGTTGACGCACAACCGAGCAGGGCGGGCCGCATCCAAGCGGTCTGA
- a CDS encoding ABC transporter substrate-binding protein, with protein MKSNKTLLTTLLSMGLLASAGATQAAGWCESGKPVKFAGLNWESAMLLTDVLQVVLEKGYDCKTDSLPGNSITMENALSSNDIQVFAEEWVGRSEVWNKAEKAGKVVGVGAPVVGAIEGWYVPRYVIEGDAKRKLEAKAPGLKNIADLGQYAAVFKDPEEPSKGRFYNCPAGWTCELDNSEMLKSYGLEKTYTNFRPGTGPALDAAVLSSYKRGEPILFYYWSPTPLMGQVDLVKLEEKPGVDKSVSIKVGLSKTFHDEAPELVAVLEKVNLPIDILNQNLGRMAKERIESPKLAKIFLKEHPEVWHAWVSADAAKKIDAAL; from the coding sequence ATGAAATCGAACAAGACCCTGCTGACCACGTTGCTTTCCATGGGCCTGCTGGCCAGCGCCGGGGCCACGCAAGCGGCGGGTTGGTGCGAGTCGGGCAAACCGGTGAAGTTCGCCGGCCTGAACTGGGAAAGCGCCATGCTGCTGACCGACGTCCTGCAAGTGGTGCTGGAAAAAGGCTACGACTGCAAGACCGACAGCCTGCCGGGCAACTCCATCACCATGGAAAACGCCCTGAGCAGCAACGACATCCAGGTGTTTGCCGAAGAGTGGGTCGGCCGCAGCGAAGTCTGGAACAAAGCCGAGAAGGCCGGCAAGGTGGTCGGCGTCGGTGCCCCGGTGGTGGGGGCTATCGAAGGCTGGTACGTGCCGCGCTACGTGATCGAAGGCGACGCCAAGCGCAAGCTGGAAGCCAAGGCCCCGGGCCTGAAGAACATCGCCGACCTGGGCCAGTACGCCGCCGTGTTCAAGGACCCGGAAGAGCCGTCCAAGGGCCGTTTCTACAACTGCCCGGCCGGTTGGACCTGCGAGCTGGACAACAGCGAGATGCTGAAAAGCTATGGCCTGGAAAAAACCTACACCAACTTCCGTCCAGGCACCGGCCCGGCGCTGGATGCGGCAGTGTTGTCGAGCTACAAGCGTGGCGAGCCGATCCTGTTCTACTACTGGTCGCCAACCCCGCTGATGGGCCAGGTGGACCTGGTGAAACTGGAAGAAAAACCGGGCGTGGATAAAAGCGTGAGCATCAAGGTCGGCCTGTCCAAGACCTTCCATGACGAGGCCCCGGAGCTGGTGGCGGTGCTGGAGAAGGTCAACCTGCCCATCGACATCCTGAACCAGAACCTCGGACGCATGGCCAAGGAGCGGATCGAGTCGCCGAAACTGGCGAAGATCTTCCTGAAGGAACATCCTGAAGTCTGGCACGCCTGGGTGAGCGCAGACGCTGCCAAGAAAATCGACGCGGCTCTGTAG
- the hutG gene encoding N-formylglutamate deformylase: MEKVLNFAQGRVPLLISMPHAGLRLTPAVKAGLIPEAQSLPDTDWHIPRLYEFAAELGASTLAAEYSRFVVDLNRPSDDKPMYVGATTGLYPATLFDGVPLFREGLEPSAEERATYLQQIWTPYHQTLQQELARLKAEFGYALLFDAHSIRSVIPHLFDGKLPDFNLGTFNGASCDPTLASQLEAICARHGEFTHVLNGRFKGGHITRHYGHPAEDIHAVQLELCQSTYMEEFEPFNYRADLATPTQVVIRELLEGLLAWGQTTYGR, from the coding sequence GTGGAGAAGGTCCTGAATTTCGCACAAGGGCGCGTGCCGCTGTTGATCAGCATGCCCCACGCCGGCCTGCGCCTGACCCCGGCGGTAAAGGCCGGGTTGATCCCCGAGGCCCAAAGCCTGCCGGACACCGACTGGCACATCCCCAGGCTCTACGAGTTTGCCGCCGAGCTGGGCGCCAGCACCCTGGCCGCCGAGTATTCACGTTTTGTCGTCGACCTGAACCGGCCTTCCGATGACAAGCCGATGTACGTCGGTGCCACCACCGGTTTGTACCCGGCCACGCTGTTCGATGGCGTGCCGTTGTTTCGCGAAGGGCTGGAGCCGTCTGCCGAGGAACGGGCGACGTACCTGCAACAGATCTGGACGCCGTATCACCAGACCCTGCAACAGGAACTGGCGCGGCTCAAGGCCGAGTTCGGCTATGCCTTGCTGTTCGACGCCCACTCGATCCGCTCGGTGATCCCGCACTTGTTCGACGGCAAGCTGCCGGACTTCAACCTCGGCACCTTCAACGGCGCCAGCTGCGACCCGACGCTGGCGAGCCAGCTCGAAGCCATCTGCGCCCGTCACGGCGAGTTCACTCATGTGCTCAACGGGCGTTTCAAGGGCGGACACATCACCCGGCATTACGGCCACCCGGCCGAAGACATCCATGCGGTGCAACTGGAACTGTGCCAGAGCACCTACATGGAAGAGTTCGAACCGTTCAATTATCGGGCGGACCTGGCGACGCCAACCCAGGTTGTCATCCGGGAGCTGCTCGAGGGCCTGCTGGCCTGGGGGCAGACAACGTACGGTAGGTAG
- the hutH gene encoding histidine ammonia-lyase, whose translation MPQAEKIIIADAPLRWQDVVTVARFGAELELSAQAWARIDNAQAIVQRIVESGERAYGVNTGLGALCNVSLKDEQLSQLSRNTLLSHACGVGAPLADEQTRAILCAAILNYSQGKSGIHRRVVEALLALLNCGITPQVPSQGSVGYLTHMAHISIALLGVGQVSYRGQIVAAQQALAAEGLQPVQLGAKDGLCLVNGTPCMTGLSCLALADATRLVQWADVIGAMSFEAQRGQIAAFDAEIIALKPHPGMQQVGVNLRALLDGSEVIASSLGIRTQDALSIRSIPQVHGAARDQLVHARQQIETELNAATDNPLLLGTPDNFRVMSQANPHGQSVAMAADLLAIAMAEIGSIAERRLDRLINPHVSGLPAFLVANPGVNSGMMIVQYVAASLCAENRQLAQPAVLDNFVTSGLQEDHLSLGTNAALKLHRALENCTQILAIEYLLAAQAFEFLKVQRFGAGTDIAWKLLRERVPAYDQDRWLAPDIANAAALLKDPNVLHNALPNLN comes from the coding sequence ATGCCCCAGGCTGAAAAAATCATCATCGCCGACGCCCCGTTGCGTTGGCAGGACGTGGTCACCGTCGCCCGCTTCGGTGCCGAGCTTGAGCTGTCGGCCCAGGCCTGGGCGCGGATCGACAATGCCCAGGCCATCGTCCAGCGTATCGTCGAAAGCGGCGAGCGCGCCTATGGCGTCAACACCGGCCTGGGCGCCTTGTGCAATGTGTCGCTCAAGGACGAACAACTCAGCCAACTGTCGCGCAACACCTTGCTCAGCCATGCCTGTGGCGTAGGCGCGCCATTGGCCGATGAACAGACCCGGGCGATTCTTTGTGCGGCCATCCTCAACTACAGCCAGGGTAAGTCCGGCATTCATCGTCGGGTGGTCGAAGCCCTGCTGGCGCTGCTCAATTGCGGTATCACCCCACAAGTGCCGTCCCAGGGATCGGTGGGTTACCTGACCCACATGGCCCACATCAGCATTGCGTTGCTGGGTGTCGGCCAGGTCAGCTATCGCGGTCAGATCGTTGCGGCGCAACAGGCCCTGGCCGCAGAAGGCCTGCAACCGGTGCAACTGGGGGCAAAGGACGGCCTGTGCCTGGTCAACGGCACGCCGTGCATGACCGGTCTCAGTTGCCTGGCCCTGGCCGATGCGACACGGCTGGTGCAATGGGCGGACGTGATCGGCGCCATGAGTTTCGAAGCCCAGCGCGGTCAGATCGCCGCGTTCGATGCCGAGATCATCGCCCTCAAGCCACACCCTGGCATGCAACAGGTCGGCGTCAATCTGCGCGCCTTGCTCGACGGCAGCGAAGTGATCGCCTCGAGTCTGGGCATTCGCACCCAGGATGCTTTGAGCATCCGTTCGATTCCCCAGGTGCACGGCGCGGCTCGCGATCAATTGGTCCATGCCCGGCAACAGATCGAAACCGAGCTCAATGCCGCCACCGATAACCCGCTGCTGCTCGGTACGCCGGATAACTTCCGGGTCATGTCCCAGGCCAATCCCCACGGCCAGTCGGTGGCGATGGCGGCGGATCTGCTGGCGATTGCCATGGCCGAGATCGGCTCGATTGCCGAACGCCGTCTCGACCGGTTGATCAACCCTCACGTCAGCGGCCTGCCGGCTTTTCTGGTGGCCAATCCCGGGGTGAACTCGGGGATGATGATCGTGCAATACGTCGCGGCGTCGCTGTGCGCGGAAAATCGCCAATTGGCGCAACCGGCGGTGCTCGATAATTTCGTCACCTCCGGGCTACAGGAAGACCACCTGAGCCTGGGCACCAACGCCGCCCTGAAGCTGCATCGGGCGCTGGAGAACTGCACGCAGATCCTCGCCATCGAGTACCTGCTGGCGGCCCAGGCCTTTGAATTTCTCAAGGTGCAGCGCTTTGGTGCTGGTACCGACATCGCCTGGAAACTGCTGCGCGAGCGCGTTCCGGCCTACGACCAGGACCGCTGGTTGGCACCGGACATCGCCAATGCCGCTGCACTGCTGAAAGATCCAAATGTGCTGCACAACGCGTTACCGAATTTGAATTGA
- a CDS encoding ABC transporter permease, which translates to MFPESFTFSIADWVNGWVDALVTNYGDVFRHISDTLLWAIVNLEGLLRMAPWWLMLAIVAGVAWHATRKVVATAVIVGLLFLVGAVGLWDKLMQTLALMLVATLISVLIGIPLGILSARSNRLRSVLMPLLDIMQTMPSFVYLIPVLMLFGLGKVPAIFATVIYAAPPLIRLTDLGIRQVDGEVMEAINAFGANRWQQLFGVQLPLALPSIMAGINQTTMMALSMVVIASMIGARGLGEDVLVGIQTLNVGRGLEAGLAIVILAVVIDRITQAYGRPRHEVSK; encoded by the coding sequence ATGTTTCCCGAAAGCTTTACCTTTTCCATCGCCGACTGGGTCAACGGTTGGGTCGACGCCCTGGTGACGAACTACGGCGATGTGTTCCGGCACATCTCCGACACCCTGCTGTGGGCCATCGTCAACCTCGAAGGCCTGCTGCGCATGGCGCCCTGGTGGTTGATGCTGGCCATCGTCGCTGGTGTTGCCTGGCATGCGACCCGCAAAGTCGTCGCCACGGCGGTGATCGTCGGCCTGCTGTTCCTGGTGGGCGCGGTGGGCCTGTGGGACAAACTGATGCAGACCCTCGCGCTGATGCTGGTGGCGACGCTGATCTCGGTGTTGATCGGCATCCCGCTGGGCATTCTCTCGGCTCGCAGCAATCGCCTGCGTTCGGTGCTGATGCCGTTGCTGGACATCATGCAGACCATGCCGAGCTTCGTGTACCTGATTCCGGTGTTGATGCTGTTCGGCCTGGGCAAGGTCCCGGCGATCTTCGCCACGGTGATCTATGCCGCGCCGCCATTGATTCGCCTGACCGACCTGGGCATCCGCCAGGTAGACGGTGAAGTGATGGAAGCCATCAACGCTTTCGGCGCCAACCGCTGGCAACAGCTGTTCGGCGTGCAACTGCCCCTGGCCCTGCCGAGCATCATGGCCGGGATCAACCAGACCACCATGATGGCCCTGTCGATGGTCGTCATCGCTTCGATGATCGGTGCCCGTGGCTTGGGTGAGGATGTGCTGGTGGGGATCCAGACCCTCAACGTCGGACGCGGCCTGGAAGCCGGGCTGGCGATCGTGATTCTCGCCGTGGTCATCGACCGCATTACCCAGGCCTATGGTCGTCCTCGGCATGAGGTGAGCAAATGA
- a CDS encoding quaternary amine ABC transporter ATP-binding protein, translated as MNNAAISKIEVKNVFKIFGNRSKEALDLIRQNKTKDQVLADTGCVVGVNDLSLSIGTGEIFVIMGLSGSGKSTLVRHFNRLIDPTSGAILVDGEDILQLDMDALREFRRHKISMVFQSFGLLPHKSVLDNVAYGLKVRGESKQVCAERALHWINTVGLKGYENKYPHQLSGGMRQRVGLARALAADTDIILMDEAFSALDPLIRAEMQDQLLELQKTLHKTIVFITHDLDEAVRIGNRIAILKDGKLIQVGTPREILHSPADEYVDRFVQRRAAVV; from the coding sequence ATGAACAACGCAGCCATCAGCAAGATCGAAGTCAAGAACGTCTTCAAGATTTTCGGCAACCGGTCCAAGGAAGCCCTGGACCTGATCCGCCAGAACAAGACCAAGGACCAGGTACTGGCCGACACCGGTTGCGTGGTCGGTGTGAACGACCTGTCGCTGAGCATCGGCACCGGCGAGATCTTCGTGATCATGGGGCTGTCCGGCTCTGGCAAATCCACCCTGGTACGGCATTTCAACCGACTGATCGACCCCACCAGCGGCGCGATCCTGGTGGACGGCGAAGACATTCTGCAACTGGACATGGACGCCTTGCGCGAATTCCGTCGGCACAAGATCAGCATGGTGTTCCAGAGCTTCGGCCTGCTGCCCCACAAGAGCGTGCTGGACAACGTCGCCTACGGTTTGAAAGTGCGCGGCGAAAGCAAGCAGGTGTGTGCCGAGCGCGCGCTGCACTGGATCAACACTGTGGGCCTGAAGGGCTACGAGAACAAATACCCGCACCAGCTCTCCGGCGGCATGCGTCAGCGTGTGGGCCTGGCCCGTGCCTTGGCGGCGGATACCGACATCATCCTGATGGACGAAGCTTTCAGCGCCCTCGACCCGCTGATCCGCGCCGAAATGCAGGACCAGTTGCTCGAGCTGCAAAAGACCCTGCACAAGACCATCGTCTTCATCACCCACGACCTCGACGAGGCCGTGCGCATCGGCAACCGCATCGCGATTCTCAAGGACGGCAAGCTGATCCAGGTCGGCACGCCCCGGGAGATCCTGCACTCGCCGGCGGATGAGTATGTCGATCGGTTCGTGCAGCGCAGGGCTGCGGTGGTGTAA